From the Gemmatimonas sp. UBA7669 genome, one window contains:
- a CDS encoding DUF3108 domain-containing protein: MRRWCTLLVLAAAWTSPTFAQPAGEAPPAPAPVPFRVGEVLTYKASFGGIPAGSARMEVAGIDTVRGRAAYHLVFSIDGGIPFFRVHDRYESWIDVATLASLRHVQQISEGRYKRHTVYEIFPERAQYQRNDEPMQTSVSRPLDDASFIYAVRVEALRPGVTKRDDRYFRPDRNPVILTGLRLDTIKVDAGTFPTVVVRPTIRAKGLFSEGGEAQVWFSDDAARIPVQVRTKFAKFRLTLSLKSVDYGNEAR, from the coding sequence GTGAGGCGGTGGTGTACCCTGCTGGTTCTTGCTGCCGCGTGGACTTCACCGACTTTTGCCCAACCCGCTGGCGAGGCTCCGCCAGCACCGGCCCCCGTGCCGTTCCGTGTGGGCGAGGTACTGACCTACAAGGCGAGTTTTGGTGGCATTCCCGCCGGCAGTGCGCGCATGGAAGTGGCCGGCATTGACACGGTGCGGGGCCGCGCCGCCTATCATCTCGTGTTCAGCATCGATGGGGGCATCCCGTTCTTCCGGGTGCACGACCGCTACGAAAGCTGGATCGACGTGGCCACCCTCGCCTCGCTGCGCCATGTGCAGCAGATCAGCGAGGGACGCTACAAGCGGCACACGGTGTACGAGATTTTCCCGGAGCGCGCGCAGTACCAACGCAACGACGAGCCCATGCAGACCAGTGTCTCGCGGCCCCTCGACGACGCGTCGTTCATCTACGCCGTGCGGGTGGAAGCGCTGCGACCCGGTGTCACCAAGCGCGACGATCGCTACTTCCGTCCCGATCGCAATCCCGTGATTCTCACCGGTTTGCGCCTCGACACCATCAAGGTGGATGCCGGCACGTTTCCCACGGTGGTGGTGCGACCCACCATTCGCGCCAAGGGCCTCTTCTCGGAAGGAGGAGAGGCCCAGGTCTGGTTCAGCGATGATGCGGCGCGCATCCCCGTGCAGGTGCGCACGAAGTTCGCAAAGTTCCGTCTGACGCTGTCACTCAAGTCGGTGGATTACGGCAACGAAGCGCGTTGA
- a CDS encoding sodium:calcium antiporter — protein sequence MSVWSSLVQFALALALLLAAARFFTNAAQRVGLAFGMSPFVVGVFIIAIGTSLPELVASLLSVREGASEIVPGNVLGANAANLLLNMGLVSALATGGRIVLGEEYLFIDLHFLMGAMLAVATTMADGRIVAIEGGLLLLAYALYMTYLVVEGRTPSAEAEHADAMSEVKQRRASLARDAGILVVAGVLIYVGGDMTVRALQDVSLALGISAAVASVTILSIGTSLPELVVSVSAARAGQASMAVGNVLGSCVFNALAVAGAAGLASGSDGVVVTDALRYFALPFVGASALLFYLLTQDKRISRWEGMLFLILFLLFMVKMGGLA from the coding sequence ATGAGTGTCTGGTCCTCCCTTGTGCAGTTCGCACTCGCGCTGGCGTTGCTGCTGGCCGCTGCCCGTTTCTTCACCAACGCCGCACAGCGCGTTGGGCTCGCGTTCGGCATGTCCCCGTTCGTGGTGGGCGTGTTCATCATTGCCATCGGCACATCGCTGCCGGAGCTCGTCGCCTCGCTGCTCAGTGTGCGCGAGGGCGCCTCAGAGATTGTGCCCGGTAACGTGCTCGGGGCCAACGCGGCCAATCTGCTGCTCAACATGGGGCTCGTGAGCGCGCTGGCCACGGGTGGCCGCATCGTGCTGGGCGAGGAGTATCTCTTCATCGACCTGCACTTCCTCATGGGCGCGATGCTGGCCGTCGCGACCACCATGGCTGATGGGCGCATTGTAGCCATTGAGGGCGGCCTGCTGCTGCTGGCCTACGCGCTCTACATGACCTATCTGGTGGTCGAGGGGCGCACCCCGTCGGCGGAAGCCGAGCACGCCGATGCCATGTCCGAGGTCAAGCAGCGACGCGCATCGCTCGCGCGCGACGCCGGCATTCTGGTGGTGGCGGGTGTGCTCATTTACGTGGGCGGTGACATGACGGTGCGCGCGCTGCAGGATGTGTCGCTCGCGCTGGGGATCTCGGCCGCTGTGGCCTCGGTCACCATTCTGTCCATCGGCACCTCGCTGCCCGAACTCGTGGTCAGTGTGTCGGCAGCGCGTGCTGGTCAGGCGTCGATGGCGGTGGGGAACGTGCTGGGCTCCTGCGTGTTCAATGCCTTGGCGGTGGCTGGCGCGGCGGGGCTGGCGAGCGGCAGCGACGGTGTCGTGGTTACCGACGCGCTGCGCTACTTCGCGCTGCCCTTCGTCGGCGCCTCGGCGCTGCTGTTTTATCTGCTCACTCAGGACAAGCGCATTTCGCGCTGGGAAGGCATGCTGTTCCTCATTCTTTTCTTGCTGTTCATGGTCAAGATGGGCGGTCTCGCGTGA